A region of the Callithrix jacchus isolate 240 chromosome 5, calJac240_pri, whole genome shotgun sequence genome:
CTTTTCCCACCGGCGGGAAGACCTCCTCGCTGCCCGCAAGAATTTACCATctgcagctatttttttttcgcCTCCTACTAAAAGCCAGACTCCTCCTTGTCCCCGCCCCCAAATATCCTTCAGTGAGGACAACGGCGACCTTTGGGGGTGGAGAGAGGCGCCTGCaagccccttcccctctcttcgGCCGGACAGAAAGCGGTCTTTCCACCTGAAGTTCCAGCGCTCTCACCTGCCCACCAGACGCCACGCCGCCCCAGGCCGCCGCCGCCTGCAGGGACTAGAGACCGACCTCAAGCCGCCGCTGCCGCGGATCCCGACAACCTTCGCGTTGCGCGGAGAACAGAGCACGCGCAGCTCTGCGGTCGGCGCCGGGCCGCTCCCACCCCGCTTTTCCGGATTTTCCATGAAGCTCCAGCCAATTGTACTGGTGGCCGTCACCGGGAAAAACGGGGAGCGAAGTTTATTTAGCGTATATGCCAGCAAATCGttgaaactgaaattttaaaagaacgcataaaatttaaataacatataaACATGGCACAGATCCTGCCTTTTGGTGAGCGCTTAACAAtgatttgttgaattaatgaaagaAGTCCACTGCGCTATGTTCTCTGGCCTCCCAGACATGACCAATCACAAAGCGCCTGGATTTGTCGCTCAGCGTCAGTATCCCGCCTCTCTTTGCGGTTATCTCGAAAATCAGGAGAAACGGATTTACCCTCCAGTAACTCCCGAGATCGGGTTTGGGGAGCGGACATGCGCAGTGAGAGCTAGTTGCCTTCTAAAGCATATAAGGGCTTACAGGGAAGTGCAGATCTACTTCAGCTGGGTGCTCTTCACAGATTAGATAATTCATCCGTTATTTCCCCATCCTGGTTTTGGGTTCCAGGACAaaccttttattctcttttaacattaaaaaatacatagaggAAGTTATGTTTAAACATGACTATTTCCATTGATATTCATCTGGCCATTTGAAAGCTACCTTTTCTTTCCCATAATCTTCCGCACCGAATATACGTTCCATTCTTAAGCTAGTCAGTTTCCGGTGTTAAGAAAACACACCACAGAAAAGCGTTGTTTTCTCTCGATCAGTTCAACGGCCTAGCACTGTGGGTTACCGTGATTCTTTACCTGCCAATCTTAGTCATTGGGTTCCCAGCCGGCGTCTGCCGCCATTTTTGTTTTGGGCCCTCTTTGAAAGCCGCGAGATTCTAAATAGAGGCCATTTTTCTTTTGGGCTGATTCCACGGGCTACCAAAGGGTTTCGTCGCCATCTTAAATCCTGGCTGTGGCCTCAATCCGACAGTGAAGCTGCCCAGATCATCTTGTGTTTGGGCGGCGGCTGAGTTCCCAAACGCGCGCGGAGACCCTGGGAAGGAGGAAGTAGGCGCGAACGTGATTCCTCTAAGCTTCAAAAGGTTGGCTGCAGTGCCGGCTGCCTGTGTAGTCCGAGTTTCCACAGCCAGGTGCTACTCAACCAGTGACCCTGGACAGTAACAAAACATGTAAAAGCCCGAGCCCAAACCCCGCCACCAGCATAGGTAAGCACGTGGAACTCTGACAACCTCATATGTTCCTTCACGTGAACTGAACTTTTTGCCATCTCCTCCCTCCTGgttttttgcctagattttttgaGACTTTAACGAATGCTTCTCCTTGTACTTCCACCTTTCTTGCTTGTTTTCAAAAAGCCAAAAAGTTGCTGAACATTAGGGTGCCGTGACCATGGGCTTTTAGCTAACTTTCAGGAAAGTTAACTTCGGACAAAGGGAATTCAGGAGATGGGCCCGGTATTTGTATCAAATCATGGCTACCTGCATCTAGAAGTACAAATACCGCCCCCTCCCCAGACATTTTTGGGGATGTGACCTAAATACAGATTGCGTTTGTATATACTTAccattcttcatttattcagtgcatttattgagtacctaattTGTAGGTCATAAGGATTCAGCAGTTaactaaaaaaaatccattaactCACGGAACCTATATTTTATCACCTTGACCTCTACTAGGTTGAGAGAAATAACAGTATTTTCTGGTTCTTAGCACTGGTAGACTATATAAACAAGTATTTGCTTTTTCCTTCCCCTGCACCCtgtttttcactttaatttttaattttttttttttggcctggagTAGGAATTAATTATATTGACACTTATTTCTTGGATCCTAGACATAATGATATTTGTAAGCCAGTTGGCTAACGGTACATGCAATGTTCTGGTTATATAGGGCTTTGTTGCTCGAAGTTTGGTCCACctaccagcagcatcagcatctccTAGGAGCTTGTTAGAATTGTACTTCGTGGCCggatgcggtggttcacacctgtaataccagtactttggaaggccgaagcgggccgatcacctgaggtcgggagtttgagaacagcctgacgaAAGAGAagaaacccgcctctactaaaaacacaaaattagccaggggtggtgacgCATTttgctactcgggaagctgatgcaggagaattgcttgaacctgggaggcggaggttgcggtgagccgagaccgtgccattgcactccagcctgggcgacaagggcAGAAGtccgtctcgggaaaaaaaaaaaaaaaaagaactgcactTCATGCCTCACCCCAGAGCTGCTGAATcatgctgaatcagaatcttccTCAAGAAGTGTATCTTAAAGTTCAAGGAGCATTGATTCAGGTCATGGGCTAAAGATAcagcactttctcttttttttgagacggagtcttgcactgttgcccaggcagaagtgcaatggctcgatctcggctcactgcgacctccgcctcctaggctcaaactattctcctgcctcagcgtctccagtagctgggattacaggtgtgcgctaccatgcccagctaatttttatagctttagtagagacaaggtctcgccatgttggccaggctgatctcgaaccactgacctcgggtaatccaacagcctcggctttccaaagtgctgggattacaggcgtgaaccaccgacCCTGACCTGGCCAATTCTTTCTTCAACCCGTGCTTCTTAACTAGATTCACAGcgaattataaattatttccatGTTCTAAATGCAGAGGATATTTGACAGGTTTTTCTGTGCTTTTAGTTCATTGACTTGATGTTAAGATGTCAATTTAGCATTCCAAAAAGTTGAAAAGAGATTTTGTCATCccaatatatttttatgtgactTCTGTTATGACCTAACATCAAAATGTAGGGTTTTCTCTTTAAGTCTTAACATCCAGTTTACCActggtttgcatttttttttaaagttgtttattgtgcttcttgctttctcttgtcTTGAATGCATATTTGTACTTCTGATATATTAAAAGTTGAACTCAAAAGTTTGCATGTGGACAGCAGTTCAATACTGATTTGGAAAACCTTTGGCCTCGATTTACCAAAGCTTTTTGTGGCATCTTGCTTTCTTCtgtcttcccattttattttctttcctttttttttttttttttttttttttttttaatttttttgagacaaggaataaccctgttgcccaggctgaagtgcagtggcagaattacagctcactgtaacctgcagctcctgggctcaagcatccttcTCCCActgcctgtcaaagtgctggatAAGAGGAATGAGCGACCGCACCCAGCCGCCTTCTATCTTTCTTTAATGAGAAATCTAAATCAAgaattctcaaccttggctgcacgTAACAAttacctggggagctttaaaaacagTCTCCAGACCTGTATCTGCCGAGATTGAGATCCTCTGGCTGAAATTAAGGAGCCAGTAAGGAgtatgagaaaagagaaagaacttttactttttatgtttctATGTTAGATTTTCTCTCCCTTATGGTGTTACTTAAAATAATCAGGATTTTGAAAACAACTGGGTTAAGAATGTGAGGAACCAGCTTTCCAGGAACTGGTCAACTTGCCAGTTATTTGCTCTGTGTCCTAAGAAAGTTGTCTGCCTTTCTGCCTCTTCTTCCTTCGTCTATTAATTGGGAAAAGAAGGCCACtgttgttctttattttgttattcatgTGATGTTGCCAATTGTAGTGAATATTTATATTCTGTGAGTgtgagaaagaaaagtattttacaaGTGCAATATTCATTGCTTCTAGCGTTCACATACCTTAGATTGTGTGTGGCACTAGAGGGTAATGGGTTAGGAAATTAACTCTGAAGCTAGgctccctgggttcaaattctagtGCTCTGCttatcagctgtgtgactttgatcCAATTACTTATCccttcagtgcctcagtttcctcatctgtaaaatagggttaATGTGAGCATTAGATGAATTAATCAAGAAAAATGCTttaatagtgcctggcacatagtcatAGCCATGTAAATATTAActattgttaaattttattataattacatttcttagttttaaagttttgttcATGCATGCAAATCTCCAGAGGAAAAGTATTACAGTTCTGTTACTTTTCAGGATATGAACCTGTTTGGAAAAGAGGGTGATGTAAACAATATACCagaccaggcttttttttttctttaagtattttttaaacagctttattgaggtaaaattgtCATACAGTTAACTGCACatattaaagtatacaatttgatatgttttatGCCATCACCATATCAAGAGAATGAACCTATCAATCACCCCTAAAAGTTTCCTCTAGCTCCTTTGTCATCCCTCCAGCCACTCTTCCAGGAAACCTCTGATCTATGATCTATCACTGTAGATAAGTTTGCACTGCATttcctagggttttttttttttttttaagctgaagtctccctctgtcacccaggctggagtgcagtggtgtgatcttggcttactgcagcctcagtctccctgagtccaagcgattctcctgcctcagcctcctgagtagctgggttacaggtgcacaccaccacacccagctaatttttgtttgtattttcagtggagatggggtttcaccacgttggtcagactggtcttgcactcctggcctcaaatgatctgcccaacttagcctcccaaagtgctggcattacaagagtgagccaccgtgcccagctgcatTTCCTAGGTTTATCTAACTATAATCTTGGAGTATGtgctttttttggggtgggggttggtctggcttctttcatcatcatcatcatctttttttttcttaatttttcctaGAGAGAATCttgctgctcttgaactcctggtttcaagtgatcctcctgcctcagcctcccagagcactggtaTTAtggacataagccaccatgcctggccatcataattattttgaaaaccatCTTTGCTGTTGGAAGTTTcgatagtttattcctttttaattactgagtggtattccattgtgtagatatgtaataatttgtttatacattcaccgattgatggacatttgggttgttcttaTTTTCACAATACTCATTCTCACATTGCTTTCTTCTTCTCTAGcttattttaattaaacttttttttcttttttctttgtctttgagaCTGGGTCCCactccagttgcccaggctggagtgcagtggtgtgatcttggcttgctatagcctctacctcctgggttcaggtgataattgtgccttagcctcctgagttgctgggactacaggtgcgcaccactgtgcctggctaattttttgtatctttagtggagatgagttttcgccatgttgtccagacctgtctcaaactcctagactcaggcaatcctcctgcctctgcctcccaaagtgctgggattacaagtatgagccccggggcctggcctaaaatttttttttagaagtttaaTTATTTGATAACCAAGCCTTCTGTATACAGTGAAACCAAGAGGTTATATACAACTTCATCTTTGCTGTTGTGTAGTTTATGAATTAATGTTTTGTTAATGAAacgtggctttttaaaaatgcaaaatgtgtgCATTGACTTTTAAGTGGATTGTTATTTCTTGACATGTATGTGTCTAATCATTTTAAGCTATATTAAGCCTCAAGTCTACTTTTTAGAGGTTGAAGGCAATAATTCATGCACGAGAAGAAACCTACTTATTAGGTAGCAAAGTAGAGATCTATGATCCTAAAATATCATAACACTCTCCTTTGTCAGGGAGATGGAGAATACCACTTATATTTTGAGTTGATGTAAGTATATTTCTAAAGTCTTTTTACTTCTATTATGTAAAAGCAGTTACTTGTGTTTATTTTAGTATTGACATTTTGTGCTTGAATAAATCAGAGGTGGTTTAAAATGGGATTTGAGTGATATtaattatagaatatatatagaatatgGCTATTATAATATCTTGGACACAGAAGTTCATTTGTGTCCAAGTTCATTTTGATTAATCTCCTAGTTAGAaaagattgcatttttttttttttttttttttgcatttaaaaattattctgggTCTGGTGCGGTGGCGCACACCAGttattccaatactttgggaggccgaggcgggtagatcacttgagatccggagtttgagatcagcctggccaacatggggaaaccctgtccctactaaaaatataaaaattagatgggcatggtggtgcacatctgcaatcccagctgcttgggaggctgaggtgggagaatctcttgaacctacaaggcagaggttgcagggagccacaatagtgccactgcactccagcctgggcgacagaaactctgtctcaaaaaaacctaaaaactaaaaataaatgaaaattatttttaatttatgtaaaataaaattattcttgggtatatagttttcagtttttatcAGTGCAGTGAGGTTCGTAATCACTATTGAAATCAGTACATGGAACATTTCCTCAGCTCCTTCCTCCCCATTTCCCTTCTGCTACCCCTTTGTAGTACCCCTTACCCCTCCGTCTTTAGCAACCAGTGATCTATTCTCCATCATGACGGTTTTTGTGTTGAAATGAttagattttaaaactatttcattAATGATTATCAGAACTTTTTTTCCTATGGTAAAGGCAACTGGAAAACATTAGTTATCAGAGGAGGTCTTGGATTACAAAATGGACTGATCATGTGCTGTTTGCTGGTGCCCGTGGTGTTGTAATGATTCTGTTTGACAGACTGAGCACTGTGTATCAGGCACTGGGCTCCTGTACTTACATATATGATCTCATGTAATCCTTACAGGAGCCATGAAATAGAAACTGTTGTTATTATCCCATTTCGGAGGTAAGAAAAGTAGAGGCATAAAGGAATTGAATAGCCTGTCTGAGGTCATATGAAGGATCAGTTTGAAGGAATGTGTTTTACAAGAACCTAAGGACATGCATCAGGTGTGGGTGCCTATGTCTGTTTCTGACTAGGTATTACATAAAAACTAGAttcaggccaggcagggtggagtcacgcctgtattcccagcactgtgCGAGTCTGAGGCGagtggactgcttgagttcaggagttagagaacagcttgggcaatacagcgaaacctcatctctacaaaaaatacaaaacttagctgggcatggtggcttacacctgtagtcccagctactcgggaggctgaggcaggaggatcacttgaacctggggaggttgaggttgcagtgagctgtgattgcaccactgcactccagcctgggcgacagaccaagaccctgtctcaaaacaacaacgaaAACCTACTAGATTCTGCCTGTTAATAAAGCATCCCATATAGTGGTTGGTGGGAATTTTCTGTGGGCACAGCAGGAAGGGGAGGCTCAGATCATGGGTCAACTGACTAGGTTGAGGGTATAGAGTAACTAAAAGGTAGGACTGTGCCATGGAATTAATCTTGGTAGAATATTCAACGTTTGTTTCAtgacaaaagattttttaaagttctaatcTTTTTGTTACTTGCATTATCCTCTTTCCCTTGTTGAAGctgatgtgtttgtttttgtttttgttttgtttttttttataagtaAACTTTGGCATTCAGAATTACCGTATGAATAATGGCAAAAGCTAATTCTTTTTTACACAGAAGTTGCCTTTTCCAACTTTATCTGAGTGGCCACCAGTGAGGCCTTCGCTCGTTTGTCATTTTTCCTTGGTCTTTTGTTAAGTTTATGATTCGTTCCTTGATATTGGTTGTTTTGGTGATAAGGTTGGTGCACGTGTTGGGAAAGGACAGCAGTGAAatgatttttcattcttattataGTTTAACCTCAGACATTCTAGGGccttcattgttttctgtttctgctcccATAGCTAATGAAAGGTTTTTTAAGATGATCGAAAGAAGCATAATAATTTCCTAGATAAAATTTGAAATCTAAAGATTAGAAGCTTAAAGTTAATTTCTGGTCTATTTAATGAGAGCAGTTGCTTTTGCTTGTGACACAGGCCAGCAACCCTCGAAAGAAGATAAATGTGAATTCCAGAGTGCCTTAGATTTTCCCACAGTATAATCTAGAGGGTCATTGACTTTCTTTATTAGAGTTTATCTCTGCTTTGTATTTAAATGACAGGACAATCATGTGATATTGTTTAATCTACTTCCATTCCCtccccaaattaattttttaagactcTTAGGATCTTTCCTGCCCCACCAAAAACACACATGTACTCATATTTTTGGTTGGGTAATACTCTATCAAAGTCTCTTCTATGTGAAAGAATGCCTGTTTTCAGGCCTCAGAGAGTGGACTCAAAAATGCAGAATAGAAGATGAGGCATCATTTGTAAGATTTATAGTATCCTCTTAACTTCTCAGCATGCTTACGTAAATTACATGCTTTCAGATATTTGGGAAATTGATCTTTTGGGGTTGTCCTACACTTCTTAAAAacaggcaacaaaataaaaatgccactgaatttaGACTTGAATTGCCAGCTCTGGTAGCAAAAGTTTCTTGACATTTATTCTATAAACCTGGGCCCTGAGCTTGCTGTATTCTCCTGAAAGCAACTTTGAGGGCATAGGAAAATAATCATTTAAGATGcattgtggccgggcgcggtggctcacgcctgtaatcccggcactttggggggctgaggcgggtggatcacgaggtcaagagattgagaccatcctggtcaacatggtgaaaccccatctctactaaataaacaaaaagttagctgggcatggtggcgggtgcctgtaatcccagctactcaggaggctgaggcaggagaattgcctgaacccaggaggcggaggttgcggtgagctgagatcgtgccattgcactcc
Encoded here:
- the LOC128932022 gene encoding uncharacterized protein LOC128932022 isoform X3, with translation MTKIGSFNDLLAYTLNKLRSPFFPVTATSTIGWSFMENPEKRGGSGPAPTAELRVLCSPRNAKVVGIRGSGGLRSVSSPCRRRRPGAAWRLVGRYTDPEVL
- the LOC128932022 gene encoding uncharacterized protein LOC128932022 isoform X1, giving the protein MTKIGSFNDLLAYTLNKLRSPFFPVTATSTIGWSFMENPEKRGGSGPAPTAELRVLCSPRNAKVVGIRGSGGLRSVSSPCRRRRPGAAWRLVGRTLPRICLKKIKERRIRKSSGKHIRGVSLLLPRLGHHLSSLQPLYLAGSRDSTASTSQIAGITGIHPIPA
- the LOC128932022 gene encoding uncharacterized protein LOC128932022 isoform X2: MTKIGSFNDLLAYTLNKLRSPFFPVTATSTIGWSFMENPEKRGGSGPAPTAELRVLCSPRNAKVVGIRGSGGLRSVSSPCRRRRPGAAWRLVGRTLPRICLKKIKERRIRKSSGKHIRGYTDPEVL
- the LOC128932022 gene encoding uncharacterized protein LOC128932022 isoform X4 translates to MENPEKRGGSGPAPTAELRVLCSPRNAKVVGIRGSGGLRSVSSPCRRRRPGAAWRLVGRTLPRICLKKIKERRIRKSSGKHIRGYTDPEVL